The Anopheles merus strain MAF chromosome 2L, AmerM5.1, whole genome shotgun sequence genome has a segment encoding these proteins:
- the LOC121594188 gene encoding uncharacterized protein LOC121594188 codes for MSCPALRLTLSGSWLLVGLLIAYGSLSGRAQPPEALNYPNVITFGSFSGTICYSNSVLVKTLTPLTSRTFTFTPATALTYVICYNNLLLHPFDAQLVGGGIAATTQTGIVLTSATGKLAANCDAYCM; via the exons ATGTCCTGCCCAGCGTTACGGCTTACATTATCGGGAAGTTGGCTGCTGGTTGGACTGCTCATTGCCTACGGATCACTGTCCGGCCGGGCCCAACCGCCAGAGGCGCTCAACTATCCGAACGTTATCACGTTTGGTTCGTTCTCCGGCACCATCTGCTACTCGAACTCCGTGCTCGTGAAAACGCTGACACCGCTCACCTCACGCACCTTTACTTTTACTCCGGCG ACCGCTCTAACGTACGTCATCTGCTACAACAATCTGCTATTGCATCCGTTCGATGCGCAACTCGTCGGCGGTGGTATAGCCGCTACGACCCAGACCGGCATTGTGCTTACCTCAGCGACCGGGAAGCTCGCTGCCAACTGTGACGCTTACTGCATGTAG